From a single Methanomicrobium sp. W14 genomic region:
- a CDS encoding winged helix-turn-helix transcriptional regulator, producing the protein MFTRKTGKIAEISLCLALLVTAFCILPGNPSEGYTISYSSSLPSGGEPQDIVPVCWWEISLKYYLMFFAVTFFPAMTPALEIINSLCMFAALGFKRITEKDVLKNPSRKRIYDYICENPGSNFTDISRNTGINRGTLSYHVNILLGQNRITERKKYGFVFYFQNNEKYTPFEQDIFMLFKSRTSKRICRTIGSSNGVSASELSKKLGIAVSTVLWHLKRLSESGVVIPEKKDGKIVYSVSDEINSTPDHAGFFSDNEKCRNY; encoded by the coding sequence ATGTTCACCCGCAAAACCGGAAAAATTGCAGAAATATCACTATGTCTCGCACTGTTAGTGACAGCGTTTTGCATTCTTCCGGGAAACCCGTCAGAAGGTTATACGATATCATATAGCAGTTCGCTTCCGTCCGGCGGAGAACCCCAGGATATAGTTCCGGTCTGCTGGTGGGAAATTTCACTTAAATACTACCTGATGTTCTTTGCAGTAACCTTCTTTCCCGCAATGACGCCGGCACTGGAGATCATAAACTCACTGTGCATGTTTGCGGCACTCGGGTTTAAACGGATAACTGAAAAGGACGTTTTGAAAAACCCTTCAAGAAAAAGAATATATGATTACATCTGTGAAAATCCCGGATCAAATTTTACGGATATATCCAGAAATACAGGTATAAACAGGGGAACACTCAGTTACCATGTAAACATCCTTCTTGGGCAGAACAGGATTACAGAAAGGAAAAAATACGGATTTGTCTTTTATTTTCAGAACAACGAGAAATACACACCCTTTGAGCAGGATATATTCATGCTTTTCAAAAGCAGAACTTCAAAGAGGATATGCAGAACAATCGGGTCGTCCAACGGAGTTTCGGCATCCGAACTCTCCAAAAAACTTGGCATTGCCGTATCTACCGTATTATGGCATTTAAAAAGGCTTTCCGAATCAGGAGTTGTGATACCTGAAAAAAAAGACGGAAAAATTGTATACTCGGTTTCAGACGAGATAAATTCCACTCCAGACCATGCCGGATTTTTCAGTGACAACGAAAAATGCCGGAACTACTAA